A single Fodinibius saliphilus DNA region contains:
- the carB gene encoding carbamoyl-phosphate synthase large subunit, translated as MPRRDDIEKILIIGSGPIIIGQACEFDYSGSQACKSLMDDGYEVVLINSNPATIMTDPMMADEIYLKPLTIESIKEIVEKEKPDAVLPTMGGQTGLNLTRDLQHENYWSERDIKIIGVDIDAVDITEDRQEFRDLMEEIDIPQCRSRAAESLLEAKEITEELGGLPIVIRPSFTMGGAGGGIVWSEDEFERKVMRGLEMSPVHRVLIEESIFGWKEYELELLRDPNDNVVIICTVENVDPMGVHTGDSVTVAPSQTLTDKQFQMLRDAAIKMMRSIGTFAGGCNVQFAVEPGSDRFVAIEINPRVSRSSALASKATGYPIAKIATKLAVGYNLDELDNPITGNTSACFEPSIDYVIVKAPRFNFEKFPNVDEELTTQMKAVGEVMSIGRNFPEALNKAYQSLEIGRSGLGADGYNELDRKEVRDRLKKPYWDRMLNIRNAFKLGASVEEIADITKVDPWFLQQIRYMVSLENRTEGQTLDNITKEDLFELKQAGFGDEQIAWLLSQGDEKVTENAVRAKRKEFDLKPSFKVVDTCAAEFPAETPYFYSAYDGENESNVTDRKKVMILGSGPNRIGQGIEFDYSCVHAVKAAQEMGYEAIMVNCNPETVSTDFDTADKLYFEPVFWERVMDIYEHEQPEGVILQVGGQTALKLGKRFVEEGIKIFGTDFEMINFAEDRGSFSEFLKKLDIPFPSYGTAEDVDGALEIANRIGYPVLIRPSYVLGGQGMRIAVKEDELEFYTERVLKTHPENAFLIDKFLEDAVEVDVDAVYDGDELHIAGIMQHIEPAGVHSGDSTAVIPTYSLSDTALDKIREYHEKIAANMEIQGFLNVQYAIKGDKVYVLEANPRSTRTIPFLAKATGRPEAKIAVKVMMGAKLKDFDDQELTSSLEKWAIKEPVFPFDKFPEVKKELGPEMKSTGETIYFMEDFNDEHFKKPFEFKNLYLSK; from the coding sequence ATGCCACGACGCGACGACATAGAAAAAATTCTTATTATTGGCTCCGGCCCCATCATAATTGGACAAGCTTGTGAATTTGACTACTCAGGATCACAGGCGTGCAAATCACTTATGGATGATGGATACGAGGTTGTTCTTATCAACTCAAATCCTGCTACCATTATGACGGATCCTATGATGGCAGATGAGATCTATCTAAAGCCTCTTACCATTGAATCTATCAAAGAGATTGTTGAGAAAGAAAAACCGGATGCTGTACTGCCTACTATGGGTGGCCAAACCGGTCTTAACCTTACAAGAGATTTACAACACGAAAACTACTGGAGTGAACGTGATATTAAAATTATCGGGGTCGACATTGACGCCGTAGATATCACCGAAGATCGCCAGGAGTTTCGCGACCTGATGGAGGAGATCGACATCCCCCAGTGTCGCAGTCGTGCTGCCGAATCTTTACTTGAAGCTAAAGAGATTACCGAAGAACTTGGCGGACTGCCTATCGTGATTCGTCCTTCCTTTACCATGGGCGGTGCCGGGGGCGGTATCGTATGGTCGGAAGATGAGTTTGAGCGCAAAGTAATGCGCGGCCTGGAGATGAGCCCTGTTCACCGGGTACTTATCGAAGAATCTATATTTGGATGGAAAGAGTACGAGCTTGAACTGCTTCGCGACCCCAACGACAATGTTGTTATTATCTGTACCGTCGAAAATGTCGACCCAATGGGAGTACACACCGGCGACTCTGTGACGGTAGCCCCATCACAGACGTTAACTGACAAACAGTTCCAGATGCTTCGTGATGCTGCCATTAAGATGATGCGTTCGATTGGTACCTTTGCAGGGGGGTGTAACGTGCAGTTTGCAGTAGAACCGGGAAGCGATCGTTTTGTGGCTATTGAGATTAACCCGCGGGTGAGTCGATCCTCAGCCCTTGCATCTAAGGCAACAGGGTACCCGATTGCCAAAATTGCTACCAAGCTGGCAGTAGGATACAATCTCGACGAGCTCGATAATCCTATTACCGGAAATACTTCCGCTTGCTTCGAACCTTCAATCGACTATGTCATTGTAAAGGCTCCACGATTTAACTTTGAGAAGTTCCCCAACGTTGATGAAGAGCTTACAACCCAGATGAAAGCAGTAGGTGAAGTGATGTCTATCGGGCGTAACTTCCCCGAGGCCCTCAATAAAGCGTATCAATCGCTGGAGATTGGACGCTCCGGATTGGGTGCTGACGGCTATAATGAGCTCGACCGCAAAGAAGTTCGAGACCGGCTCAAAAAACCATACTGGGATCGCATGTTAAATATCCGAAATGCCTTTAAACTGGGCGCTTCGGTAGAAGAAATTGCAGATATTACAAAAGTGGATCCCTGGTTCTTGCAGCAGATTCGATATATGGTCTCGCTCGAAAACAGAACCGAAGGCCAAACACTTGATAACATTACCAAAGAAGATCTCTTTGAGCTTAAGCAGGCCGGTTTCGGAGACGAACAGATTGCCTGGCTGCTAAGCCAAGGCGATGAAAAGGTTACTGAAAATGCGGTGCGTGCAAAACGTAAAGAGTTTGACCTCAAACCCTCATTTAAGGTTGTAGATACCTGTGCCGCAGAATTTCCTGCAGAGACCCCTTATTTCTACTCCGCCTATGATGGAGAAAATGAGAGTAATGTCACCGACCGTAAAAAAGTGATGATTCTGGGCAGCGGTCCAAACCGTATTGGCCAGGGTATCGAATTTGATTACTCTTGTGTACATGCTGTTAAAGCAGCCCAGGAAATGGGCTACGAAGCCATCATGGTGAACTGTAATCCCGAAACCGTTTCCACCGACTTCGACACGGCCGATAAACTCTACTTTGAGCCTGTATTCTGGGAACGTGTTATGGATATCTATGAACATGAACAGCCTGAAGGCGTTATCCTGCAGGTGGGTGGACAAACAGCGCTGAAGCTCGGTAAACGTTTTGTTGAAGAAGGAATTAAAATTTTCGGCACCGATTTTGAAATGATCAATTTTGCCGAGGATCGTGGGTCCTTTTCCGAGTTTCTCAAAAAGCTCGATATCCCTTTCCCTTCCTATGGAACGGCGGAAGATGTAGATGGAGCACTTGAGATCGCAAACCGGATTGGCTACCCCGTCCTGATTCGCCCAAGCTATGTTCTTGGCGGACAGGGAATGCGGATTGCCGTTAAAGAAGATGAGCTTGAATTTTATACCGAACGGGTCCTTAAAACCCATCCCGAAAATGCCTTCCTAATCGATAAATTCCTGGAAGATGCAGTAGAAGTTGATGTTGATGCCGTATATGATGGCGACGAGCTTCATATCGCGGGAATCATGCAGCATATTGAGCCTGCGGGTGTCCACTCTGGAGACTCTACAGCCGTAATTCCAACCTATTCACTTAGTGACACAGCACTGGATAAAATTCGGGAATACCACGAAAAAATTGCTGCCAATATGGAGATTCAAGGTTTTCTGAATGTCCAATATGCAATCAAGGGGGATAAAGTCTATGTACTTGAAGCAAATCCTCGTTCTACACGAACCATTCCGTTTCTTGCTAAAGCAACAGGTCGTCCGGAAGCTAAAATAGCCGTAAAAGTAATGATGGGAGCTAAACTCAAAGATTTTGACGATCAAGAGTTAACATCATCTCTTGAAAAATGGGCTATCAAAGAACCTGTATTCCCCTTTGACAAATTCCCCGAAGTGAAAAAAGAGTTAGGCCCTGAAATGAAATCTACCGGTGAAACGATCTACTTTATGGAAGATTTCAATGACGAACACTTTAAAAAGCCGTTCGAATTCAAAAACCTATATCTTAGCAAATAA
- the carA gene encoding glutamine-hydrolyzing carbamoyl-phosphate synthase small subunit yields MSQYPRDKAIIALSDGTVEHGFAIGQKGTTGGELCFNTSMVGYQEIFTDPSYYGQLMMMTYPHIGNYGTMSRDDEARKVMISGLIVRSFSWEHSNPQADGNLQEYLERNEVVGISGIDTRKLVRHIRSKGVMNAVISSTELDEDKLVEKAQNWDDMVGLELATKVTRQEPGTVHSDGPFKVAAFDYGIKQSIIDNFVDRGCTLRVFPAKGDYIDELKQWNPDGFFFSNGPGDPDATSAYALDIVNYAKSTGKPLFGICLGHQLMALSEGIATKKMFVGHRGANHPVKNKETGLVEITTQNHGFAVDEDDLDEDKVEVTHVNLNDDTIEGLRFKNFPGMSVQYHPEASPGPHDSRYLFDQFIDMIKEGKQEPV; encoded by the coding sequence ATGTCTCAGTATCCCAGAGATAAAGCTATCATTGCCCTATCTGATGGAACCGTTGAACACGGTTTTGCCATTGGCCAAAAAGGTACCACTGGCGGCGAACTTTGCTTCAATACCAGTATGGTGGGCTACCAAGAAATTTTCACCGATCCCAGTTATTATGGTCAGCTCATGATGATGACCTACCCACACATCGGAAATTACGGCACGATGAGTCGCGACGATGAAGCCAGAAAAGTCATGATCTCAGGACTTATTGTCCGTTCATTTTCCTGGGAACATAGTAACCCACAGGCCGATGGCAACCTACAAGAGTACTTAGAACGCAACGAAGTAGTAGGTATCAGCGGCATAGACACCCGAAAGTTGGTACGCCATATCCGTTCTAAAGGCGTGATGAACGCCGTTATCTCCTCCACTGAACTCGATGAAGATAAACTCGTTGAGAAAGCACAAAATTGGGATGATATGGTTGGCCTCGAACTAGCTACTAAAGTAACCCGCCAAGAACCGGGCACAGTACACAGCGACGGACCGTTCAAAGTTGCCGCTTTCGACTATGGTATTAAACAGAGTATAATCGATAACTTTGTGGACCGTGGTTGTACACTGCGCGTATTTCCTGCTAAAGGTGATTATATAGACGAGCTTAAACAATGGAATCCCGATGGATTCTTCTTTAGCAATGGTCCCGGAGATCCCGATGCAACAAGCGCATATGCCTTAGACATAGTAAACTACGCTAAAAGTACAGGTAAACCATTATTTGGGATCTGCCTGGGGCACCAACTAATGGCTCTCTCCGAAGGTATTGCCACAAAAAAGATGTTTGTAGGTCACCGTGGAGCTAACCACCCGGTAAAGAATAAAGAAACCGGACTTGTAGAAATTACTACACAAAATCATGGCTTTGCGGTAGATGAAGATGACCTCGATGAAGACAAGGTGGAAGTCACTCATGTAAACCTTAATGATGATACCATCGAAGGGTTGCGTTTTAAAAACTTCCCGGGTATGTCGGTACAATACCACCCAGAAGCCTCACCTGGTCCGCACGACTCGCGTTATCTCTTTGACCAGTTCATTGACATGATTAAAGAAGGAAAGCAAGAACCAGTCTGA
- a CDS encoding CPXCG motif-containing cysteine-rich protein has translation MRQPEESQNSTFHCAYCGEVNHTIIDPSQGKTQKYIEDCQICCKPNNLSVSYDKWNKDFIIQSHQSQ, from the coding sequence ATGAGACAACCTGAAGAATCACAAAACTCGACATTCCATTGTGCTTATTGTGGAGAGGTTAATCATACCATTATTGACCCATCTCAAGGCAAGACTCAAAAGTATATTGAAGATTGCCAAATCTGCTGCAAACCCAACAATCTGTCAGTTTCGTATGACAAATGGAACAAAGATTTCATTATTCAAAGCCATCAATCTCAGTAG
- a CDS encoding penicillin acylase family protein codes for MKRAGLKLGISSIVTAFFFWLLSVPLGPAPPLGKFWNPQSGFWANTQNTIRANQQISIHNNALSDSVTVAFDQHQIPHIFASSSHDLYFAQGYITARDRLWQMELQTHAAAGRLSEILGPRTLQYDRYQRHIGMGFAAEQALDELMNDEHTAEAVKAYAAGVNAWIDQLQPSEYPLEYKFLDYAPEKWTPLKTALLLKNMTYTLAGSNGDLRMSNTRAVFGNDFIKQVLDLEHPLTDPIIPKSKKWDFTSQAPQKPEDSFTPSIVDTVMPFQPDPQNGSNNWAVSGSKTAKGYPILANDPHLNMTLPSIWYSLQLNGPDQNVMGVSLPGAPSVIIGFNENVAWGTTNVSADVWDWYEITFRDSTFSEYKYNGKWRFTSKRIEQIKVKGQPTVTDTVVYTHHGPVVQTSDQEAMRSNIPKYHAMRWVAHKKSNELRYFLNVNKAENYSDYRKALQHYESPAQNWIFADSTNIALTVTGKYPLKWDEQGRFIGDGSNPKYDWQGWIPFEQIPYIKNPDRGFISSANQKPTDSTYPYYLDDNFAPYERGRRINEQLAAMDNITPKDMQQLQMDVFSYHAKNILPTLLQHLNTDTSSQLHKKAEEKLANWRYYNKGKLIAPSIFDSWWDELYEAIWYDEYSTADIPLEWPNRDQLATFILNNPSSQWYDNRNTPEKETLKELINQAFNQAISGLQNRYGDMGDNWQWGYVNNTDIEHVGRLPGLGRENVFTDGGGESVNAIRGSHGPSWRMVVQLGPKIKGWGIYPGGQSGNPGSKYYDNMVDEWQNGELFPLWFMQQRPPASDSLHYTITLN; via the coding sequence ATGAAAAGAGCAGGGCTAAAACTTGGTATCTCCAGTATTGTAACTGCATTCTTTTTTTGGCTTCTTTCAGTGCCGCTGGGACCGGCCCCACCGCTTGGAAAGTTTTGGAATCCCCAATCAGGATTTTGGGCCAATACCCAAAATACTATACGGGCAAACCAACAGATCTCAATTCATAATAATGCACTCTCTGATTCTGTTACCGTTGCTTTTGACCAACACCAGATTCCTCACATTTTCGCCTCCTCTAGTCATGATCTTTATTTTGCACAGGGATATATAACAGCTCGTGACCGGCTTTGGCAGATGGAGTTACAAACACATGCTGCTGCCGGTCGCCTTTCAGAAATATTGGGTCCACGAACCCTTCAATATGACCGCTACCAACGTCATATTGGTATGGGATTTGCTGCTGAACAAGCTCTTGATGAACTCATGAATGATGAACATACCGCCGAAGCCGTGAAAGCTTATGCTGCGGGCGTCAATGCCTGGATTGACCAGCTTCAACCAAGTGAATACCCGCTGGAATACAAGTTTCTTGATTACGCTCCCGAAAAGTGGACACCTCTCAAAACCGCTCTACTGCTTAAGAACATGACCTATACTCTGGCAGGCAGCAATGGTGACCTACGAATGAGTAATACACGGGCCGTCTTCGGCAATGACTTCATAAAGCAAGTCCTCGATTTAGAACACCCGTTAACTGATCCTATTATCCCTAAAAGCAAAAAATGGGATTTTACATCACAGGCTCCTCAGAAGCCTGAAGATAGTTTTACTCCTTCCATTGTTGATACAGTAATGCCCTTTCAACCGGACCCTCAAAACGGCAGTAATAACTGGGCTGTTAGTGGATCTAAAACAGCAAAAGGCTATCCGATTTTAGCCAATGATCCACATCTTAATATGACTCTGCCCTCTATTTGGTATAGCTTACAGCTTAACGGACCAGACCAAAATGTAATGGGAGTCTCACTTCCGGGGGCTCCATCAGTCATCATTGGCTTTAATGAAAATGTAGCCTGGGGCACGACCAACGTAAGTGCAGATGTGTGGGATTGGTACGAAATTACTTTTCGCGATTCAACCTTTAGCGAATACAAATATAATGGCAAATGGCGTTTTACGAGTAAACGAATTGAACAAATTAAGGTAAAAGGCCAGCCAACCGTTACAGATACAGTGGTTTATACTCATCATGGCCCGGTGGTACAAACTTCTGATCAGGAAGCCATGCGTTCCAATATCCCTAAATATCATGCGATGCGATGGGTTGCTCATAAAAAATCTAATGAACTTCGCTACTTCCTTAATGTCAATAAAGCCGAAAATTACAGCGACTATCGAAAAGCTCTACAACATTATGAAAGTCCGGCCCAAAACTGGATTTTTGCCGACAGTACCAACATCGCACTAACTGTTACAGGGAAATATCCGCTTAAGTGGGATGAACAAGGGCGCTTTATTGGTGATGGCTCTAACCCCAAATACGACTGGCAAGGTTGGATCCCATTTGAACAAATACCCTATATCAAAAACCCTGACCGTGGTTTCATAAGCTCCGCTAACCAGAAACCCACTGATTCCACCTATCCGTATTACCTAGATGATAATTTTGCCCCTTACGAACGCGGGCGGCGAATAAATGAACAACTTGCAGCGATGGACAACATCACACCTAAAGATATGCAGCAGCTGCAGATGGATGTTTTTAGCTATCATGCCAAGAACATATTGCCAACGCTATTACAACATTTAAATACCGATACCTCATCCCAGCTTCACAAAAAAGCTGAAGAGAAATTGGCAAACTGGCGTTACTATAATAAAGGAAAACTCATTGCACCGTCTATTTTTGACTCGTGGTGGGATGAACTCTACGAAGCAATTTGGTATGACGAATACTCAACAGCAGATATCCCACTGGAATGGCCCAACCGAGACCAACTGGCAACATTTATACTCAATAACCCAAGCAGCCAATGGTATGACAACAGGAATACACCGGAAAAAGAAACGCTCAAGGAGTTAATCAATCAAGCTTTTAACCAAGCAATATCAGGTCTTCAAAACAGATACGGCGATATGGGTGATAATTGGCAATGGGGGTATGTCAACAATACTGATATTGAACATGTCGGTCGCTTACCCGGCCTGGGCCGCGAGAATGTATTCACCGACGGTGGTGGAGAATCGGTAAATGCCATACGTGGCAGCCACGGCCCTTCTTGGCGTATGGTTGTGCAATTAGGGCCTAAAATAAAAGGGTGGGGCATTTATCCAGGCGGGCAGTCCGGTAATCCCGGTTCAAAATATTATGACAATATGGTTGATGAGTGGCAAAACGGAGAACTATTCCCACTTTGGTTTATGCAGCAACGCCCCCCTGCGTCTGACTCTCTCCACTATACCATCACTTTAAATTAA
- a CDS encoding dimethylarginine dimethylaminohydrolase family protein, with the protein MPKKQKRSKLTSPEIIDLPMGQVITSADQLNFSIEDISDMPLPTDVLMVRPLHFSVDYVINPHMADQVGKVDKIEAHNEWGLVRSLFEQIGMNMHIIEDQEGLPDMVFCANQSLPYIDESGKRHVFMSIMHADERKNEVPYIEQWYRQHGYEIYFFDENEISDFEGCGDAIWHTGKRMLWGGYGYRSSLDAYDTISEQFDIPVLALELTDESFYHLDTCLCVLDNNTALIYPEAFTDEGLKMIDMMFDTVIRASKYEAEELFACNASCPDGRNVIIQQGCTDVNKNLRDNGFSVHEVSTYEFLKSGGSVFCMKMLLW; encoded by the coding sequence ATGCCCAAAAAACAAAAGAGATCTAAACTCACTTCACCCGAAATAATTGATTTACCTATGGGCCAAGTCATTACCTCAGCAGACCAACTCAATTTTTCTATTGAAGATATTTCAGACATGCCATTGCCGACAGATGTACTTATGGTACGTCCCCTTCATTTCTCAGTAGATTACGTCATCAACCCCCATATGGCAGACCAAGTAGGCAAAGTAGACAAAATTGAAGCACATAACGAATGGGGACTTGTTCGCTCTCTCTTTGAACAAATAGGTATGAATATGCATATTATTGAAGACCAAGAAGGCCTACCGGATATGGTTTTTTGTGCAAATCAGAGCCTGCCCTATATCGATGAAAGTGGTAAACGCCACGTATTTATGAGTATTATGCATGCTGATGAACGTAAAAATGAAGTACCCTATATAGAACAATGGTACCGCCAGCATGGTTACGAAATTTATTTTTTTGATGAAAATGAAATTAGCGACTTTGAAGGATGCGGTGATGCGATCTGGCATACCGGCAAACGAATGCTTTGGGGCGGATACGGTTACCGTTCTTCATTAGATGCTTACGATACTATATCTGAACAATTTGATATCCCTGTACTGGCTCTTGAATTGACAGATGAATCGTTTTACCATCTCGATACCTGCCTGTGCGTACTTGATAATAATACTGCCTTAATCTACCCGGAAGCATTTACAGATGAAGGGCTGAAAATGATCGACATGATGTTCGACACTGTAATAAGAGCTTCTAAATATGAAGCCGAAGAACTTTTCGCCTGTAATGCTTCATGCCCCGATGGACGAAATGTAATAATCCAGCAGGGTTGTACCGACGTAAATAAAAACCTTCGTGATAATGGATTTTCTGTACACGAGGTTAGTACCTATGAATTCCTTAAAAGTGGCGGTAGTGTATTTTGCATGAAAATGCTTCTTTGGTAG